From Methanothrix sp., the proteins below share one genomic window:
- a CDS encoding isocitrate/isopropylmalate family dehydrogenase: MNHKEAIERAKEHFGRLLEEQLARVEQMKAAGGWIDYSNLKPLIIGYVDGDGIGPYITGEAIRVLQSLLRDEIERGDVEFRKIEGLSIEERARAMKALPDDALEALKRCHVILKGPLTTPKKGDPWPNLESANVAMRRELDLFANVRPVSIPSEGIDWVFFRENTEGEYVLGSKGLNVTEDLAVDFKVITTQGSERIIRLAFDYARRNNINRVSVVTKANVVKTTDGKFLEIARSIAKEYPEITFDDWFVDIMAAKLVDTKRRRDFRVIVLPNLYGDILTDEAAEFQGGVGTAGSANIGKRYAMFEAIHGSAPRMVQEGRAQYADPSSIMRASTMMLRHVGMVDRARRLEMALDICGQFERKLVMTGRPGGATGREFADYVIETMNSEDLESRWLSYTGKGI; encoded by the coding sequence ATGAACCATAAAGAGGCTATAGAGAGGGCGAAGGAGCATTTCGGCAGGCTTCTGGAGGAGCAGCTTGCCAGGGTTGAGCAGATGAAGGCTGCCGGCGGGTGGATAGACTACAGCAATCTGAAGCCACTGATCATAGGATACGTCGATGGTGATGGAATCGGACCTTACATAACAGGCGAGGCCATAAGGGTCCTCCAGAGCCTCCTGAGGGATGAGATAGAGCGCGGGGATGTTGAGTTCCGGAAGATCGAGGGGCTCAGCATAGAGGAGAGGGCAAGGGCGATGAAGGCGCTGCCTGATGATGCTCTTGAGGCCCTGAAGAGGTGCCATGTGATACTGAAGGGCCCGCTCACAACGCCGAAGAAGGGGGATCCGTGGCCAAACCTGGAGAGCGCAAACGTGGCGATGCGCCGCGAGCTAGACCTTTTCGCGAACGTGAGACCCGTCTCAATACCATCCGAGGGAATAGACTGGGTCTTCTTCAGGGAGAACACGGAGGGCGAGTACGTCCTCGGAAGCAAGGGTCTCAACGTCACCGAAGATCTCGCGGTCGATTTCAAGGTAATAACCACACAGGGCTCGGAGCGGATAATACGGCTTGCCTTCGATTATGCCAGGAGGAACAATATCAACAGGGTATCTGTGGTGACAAAGGCAAATGTCGTGAAAACAACAGACGGGAAGTTCCTCGAGATCGCGAGATCCATCGCTAAAGAGTACCCTGAGATAACCTTTGATGACTGGTTCGTCGACATAATGGCGGCGAAGCTCGTGGACACAAAGAGGAGGCGGGACTTCAGGGTCATAGTTCTTCCCAACCTCTACGGGGATATACTCACTGATGAGGCTGCGGAGTTCCAGGGAGGCGTTGGGACAGCGGGAAGCGCGAACATAGGCAAAAGATACGCCATGTTCGAGGCGATACACGGCTCAGCCCCGAGGATGGTCCAGGAGGGAAGGGCGCAGTACGCGGATCCATCGAGCATCATGCGCGCCTCGACGATGATGCTCCGTCACGTCGGGATGGTTGACAGGGCGAGGAGGCTCGAGATGGCCCTGGATATCTGCGGCCAGTTCGAGAGGAAGCTGGTGATGACCGGCAGGCCGGGAGGAGCCACAGGCAGGGAGTTTGCGGATTATGTTATAGAGACGATGAACTCTGAGGATCTTGAGAGCAGATGGCTCTCCTACACAGGCAAAGGGATTTAG
- a CDS encoding phosphoribosylformylglycinamidine synthase subunit PurS, with the protein MIINLRVWLKIPDAEAATVKNTLLRRMGYQGIIRDVRRERLLSIESDDVSDPDSLIKQLTRELVNENKESFAVSVGSLELSNGCVPVKVSLWIEDGEAISIKDRLVKRLGLKMIRSVQRANIWKLYIDGDDPESVARRIAEELLVNPNKDRYEIIKLS; encoded by the coding sequence ATGATCATCAATCTGAGAGTATGGCTCAAGATACCCGACGCAGAGGCAGCCACTGTGAAGAACACTCTGCTGAGGCGCATGGGCTACCAGGGCATCATAAGGGATGTCAGGCGCGAAAGGCTCCTGAGCATAGAGTCTGATGATGTGAGCGATCCTGACTCTCTTATAAAACAGCTCACCCGAGAGCTTGTCAACGAGAACAAGGAGAGTTTTGCGGTCTCAGTGGGCTCCCTCGAGCTGAGCAACGGCTGTGTTCCTGTAAAGGTGAGCCTCTGGATTGAGGACGGCGAGGCAATCTCCATAAAAGATCGTCTGGTGAAGAGACTGGGTCTGAAGATGATCCGATCTGTGCAGCGGGCCAACATCTGGAAGCTCTACATAGACGGAGATGATCCGGAGTCTGTGGCCAGGAGGATCGCAGAGGAGCTCCTGGTCAACCCAAACAAGGATAGATATGAAATTATTAAATTAAGCTGA
- the purQ gene encoding phosphoribosylformylglycinamidine synthase I, which translates to MRVAVIQFPGTNCEHETLVAVKECGMEGEIFRWNRPEQELCEFDGYVIPGGFSYQDRVRAGVIASKEPVMATLREEAADGKPIIGICNGFQILVESGILPFGDGVRLALAQNVMIRGGEIVRRGYYCAWTMLRHDAEERRCSGSYILRRGEILSIPIAHAEGNLVSSDKKVIERLIEDDQIVFRYCSERGDIISEFPVNVNGSTENIAGICNPEGNVLGMMPHPERAFFAWQLPWKHPRVQGYGPGRIVFESMRRYIEERRL; encoded by the coding sequence ATGAGGGTCGCTGTGATACAGTTTCCGGGCACGAACTGCGAGCATGAGACGCTGGTGGCTGTAAAGGAGTGCGGCATGGAGGGGGAGATCTTCAGATGGAACCGGCCTGAGCAGGAGCTCTGCGAGTTCGATGGGTATGTGATACCAGGAGGCTTCTCATACCAGGACAGGGTGCGCGCTGGTGTTATAGCATCGAAGGAGCCTGTCATGGCCACGCTGAGGGAGGAGGCTGCAGATGGAAAGCCGATCATAGGGATATGCAACGGCTTTCAGATACTCGTGGAGTCAGGAATACTTCCATTCGGGGATGGGGTGAGGCTGGCGCTTGCGCAGAACGTCATGATCAGAGGGGGAGAGATCGTGCGTCGCGGCTACTACTGCGCCTGGACGATGCTCAGGCACGATGCTGAGGAGAGGAGATGCAGCGGCTCATACATCCTGAGGAGAGGGGAGATCCTGAGCATACCGATCGCCCACGCTGAGGGGAACCTTGTCTCATCCGATAAAAAGGTCATCGAGAGGCTCATCGAGGATGACCAGATCGTTTTCAGGTACTGCAGCGAGCGAGGAGATATAATCAGCGAGTTTCCAGTGAATGTGAACGGATCCACTGAGAACATCGCCGGCATATGCAACCCTGAGGGCAACGTCCTGGGGATGATGCCACATCCGGAGAGGGCGTTTTTCGCATGGCAGCTCCCGTGGAAGCACCCCAGGGTTCAGGGATATGGCCCTGGAAGGATTGTCTTCGAATCGATGAGGAGATACATAGAGGAGAGGCGATTATGA
- the purL gene encoding phosphoribosylformylglycinamidine synthase subunit PurL produces the protein MKVIGLADSELESSLRKAGIGMSVSEARSIAAILGRDPTRAELFCYDAMWSEHCSYKSSRAVLREFLPTDGPNVVLGPVEDSGIVSIDDEWCVVISHESHNHPSQILPNEGAATGIGGIVRDVNCMGARVVATADPLRFGDPYGRESSRVRWVAEGVVDGIWQYGNALGVPVIAGDVVFSRCFDYNCLVNVVAIGVVRRDEIIRSRAPPGSGEKGYDVILVGKPTDSSGFGGVIFASDTLREEEEEANRGAVQIPDPFLKNVLFKANEDLFRLVREEGVEIGFKDLGGGGLTCATSEMGAAGGYGMEIDLDMLHVAGEFPPEVLCIAETQERFLIIAPGELRERILRIYNEDWDLPNVYEGARASVIGRMTTHDRYIVRHRGDEVVNVPIKHLTGGIRYERAWRPRIRNLLEPDVSMPEDLNRVMLDLLSSPNIASREHIYRYYDTEVQGNTVIRPGEADAGLLAPVRGRDFGIALSVDSNPFYGRISPYWGGATAVAEAMRNVAAIGATPSTLTDCLNFGNPEKPEAFWEFRESVRGLADAARNLWLKGYPDQPVPIVSGNVSFYNESPEGAVDPSPVIACVGIMKDISKAITMSLKESGDEVYLLGPRFDELGGSEYYRVIWGITGANVPVVRFPLERSMIYTVIDAVDREILRAAHDISNGGMAITAAEMCMLSDHGISIDISGLGDMRPDRLLFSESSGFIVEVVDGAEQEFVNIARSYNLNPLRIGRVSTGGIEIERDGKILVRLDPEDAREAWSSGLREAMR, from the coding sequence CCTGGGAAGGGATCCGACGCGCGCCGAGCTTTTCTGCTACGATGCCATGTGGTCCGAGCACTGCTCATACAAGAGCAGCAGGGCGGTGCTCAGGGAGTTCCTGCCAACAGATGGTCCTAATGTTGTTCTCGGCCCTGTTGAGGACTCCGGTATTGTGAGCATAGACGATGAATGGTGTGTGGTCATCTCCCACGAGAGCCACAACCACCCGAGCCAGATACTCCCGAACGAGGGGGCTGCAACCGGGATTGGCGGGATCGTGCGCGATGTGAACTGCATGGGCGCAAGGGTCGTCGCGACCGCAGATCCCCTCCGCTTTGGAGATCCGTATGGACGGGAGTCAAGCAGGGTGCGCTGGGTTGCGGAGGGTGTGGTCGATGGGATCTGGCAGTATGGCAATGCCCTGGGTGTGCCTGTCATCGCCGGGGATGTGGTTTTCAGCAGATGCTTTGACTACAACTGCCTTGTCAACGTGGTTGCGATCGGTGTGGTGAGAAGAGATGAGATCATAAGGTCGCGCGCGCCTCCAGGCTCTGGCGAGAAGGGATACGATGTCATACTCGTTGGAAAACCAACCGACTCCTCAGGTTTCGGTGGCGTGATCTTCGCATCCGACACGCTCAGGGAGGAAGAGGAGGAGGCGAACCGCGGCGCGGTCCAGATCCCGGATCCGTTCCTCAAGAACGTTCTCTTCAAGGCCAACGAGGATCTCTTCAGGCTCGTGCGCGAGGAGGGCGTCGAGATAGGGTTCAAGGATCTGGGTGGTGGAGGGCTCACATGTGCAACCTCTGAGATGGGGGCAGCCGGGGGATATGGCATGGAGATCGATCTCGACATGCTCCACGTAGCGGGCGAGTTTCCGCCTGAGGTTCTGTGCATAGCCGAGACCCAGGAGAGGTTTCTGATTATTGCTCCGGGAGAGCTCCGCGAGAGGATTCTCAGGATATACAACGAGGACTGGGATCTGCCGAACGTCTACGAGGGCGCAAGGGCTAGCGTGATAGGCAGGATGACAACACACGACAGATACATAGTCCGTCACAGAGGCGATGAGGTTGTGAACGTCCCCATAAAGCATCTGACCGGCGGGATAAGATACGAGAGGGCGTGGCGCCCCAGGATCAGAAACCTCCTAGAGCCAGATGTGAGTATGCCCGAGGATCTCAACAGGGTGATGCTCGATCTACTCTCCTCCCCAAACATCGCCTCCAGGGAGCACATCTACAGGTACTACGATACAGAGGTCCAGGGGAACACAGTGATCCGACCTGGAGAGGCTGATGCAGGCCTCCTCGCTCCGGTCAGGGGAAGGGACTTCGGGATCGCGCTGTCGGTGGATTCAAACCCGTTTTACGGGAGGATCAGCCCCTACTGGGGAGGGGCTACGGCAGTGGCTGAGGCGATGAGGAACGTCGCCGCCATAGGCGCGACCCCATCGACGCTCACAGACTGCCTGAACTTCGGCAACCCTGAGAAGCCCGAGGCCTTCTGGGAGTTCAGGGAATCGGTTCGCGGTCTCGCTGATGCTGCCAGGAACCTCTGGCTCAAGGGTTATCCAGACCAGCCTGTCCCCATCGTCTCCGGAAACGTGAGCTTCTACAACGAGTCCCCTGAGGGGGCTGTGGACCCATCGCCTGTCATCGCATGTGTTGGTATAATGAAAGACATCAGCAAGGCCATCACCATGTCATTGAAGGAAAGTGGTGATGAGGTGTACCTCCTCGGGCCCAGGTTTGATGAGCTCGGGGGCTCGGAATACTACCGTGTCATCTGGGGCATCACAGGGGCGAACGTGCCTGTTGTCAGGTTCCCGCTGGAGAGATCCATGATCTACACAGTCATAGATGCTGTGGATCGAGAGATTCTGCGGGCAGCCCACGACATATCAAACGGCGGGATGGCGATAACAGCGGCTGAGATGTGCATGCTCTCCGATCATGGCATCTCCATCGACATATCCGGGCTTGGCGATATGCGACCTGACAGGCTCCTCTTCTCAGAGTCCTCAGGATTCATAGTGGAGGTTGTGGATGGAGCAGAGCAGGAGTTCGTGAACATCGCCAGGAGCTACAATCTCAATCCGTTGAGGATCGGCAGAGTATCGACCGGCGGCATCGAGATCGAGAGGGATGGGAAGATTCTTGTGAGGCTCGATCCCGAGGATGCAAGAGAGGCCTGGAGCTCTGGCCTGAGGGAGGCGATGAGATGA